The genomic segment AGATGATACTCGCTATGAATACGAAGTGGAAGGAACCATCAAAAATGGAATCTATCGTGAATACAAAGCTGGTAAACTTATCATTGAAGGCTATTATAAAAATGACAAACGAGATGGAAAGTGGCGTTTTTATGACCAAAAAGGCAAATTAAAAGAGCGAAAACGCTATAAAGATGGAGAAGAAAGCAAATTTTCGTTGTTTTAGGCTCTAATCCAATGTATTATAATTAATTGATTATCAGTAACTATTTCGATACTGACCTATCAATCTGACCTTAATTATGTTAGAACAGATAAAAAACATCAAATTATTCAAAGTAAGGAACTGCTTGAGTTTTAGATTCAATATTTTTTTCTTGTAATTATTAAAGGTCATCACGTTTTTTGATTATTAACGATTTACTAAAAATCAAATCGTTTTTATTTCTTCATAGTGTTGCAAAACCTAACACTGAACTTGTTTAAGAATGGTTTTCTAGCGCAAGATTCCATCTTGTGCTTACCGTTTCGTCAGCATATGCTGACGAACTGAAAGTCGGCGTAGTCTAAAAAGTGCGTCCAAGCAGAATGCTTGAACGAGAAATAATAAATAAAATTTACTCTATACTTCATTCAAGCTACTTTTTTCCATTGGCTTCGCCGACTTTCAGGTCTTAAACAACTTCTATGAAGAAATGAACTTTACAGAATTAATCGTGATAAGGTTTATTAGACTCCCAGCCCTGTATTTCATATTTTGTATATCATAAAAAACACAACTGGAAGTCAAATATATCAGCTTATATTATAAAATATAATTTAAAATAAACAAAAACTACTCCCACTCAATTGTAGCAGGTGGTTTTGAACTAATATCATACACCACACGATTTACTCCTCTTACATTATTGATGATTTTGTTTGAAATATCAGCCAAAAAATCGTAAGGCAAATGACACCAATCAGCAGTCATTCCATCCAAACTTGTAACAGCACGCAGCGCAACTACATTTTCATAAGTGCGCTCATCGCCCATTACGCCCACAGAATTTACAGGTAACAAAATAGAACCTGCCTGCCAAACCTCATCGTACAAACCTGTTTCTTTCAAACCATTTATAAAAATAGCATCTACTTCTTGCAAAATATCAACTCTATCAGCAGAAACTGCTCCCAAAATACGGATAGCAAGTCCCGGACCAGGGAAAGGATGGCGTTTCAAAATCAAATCATCAATACCTAATTCTCTTCCTACTCTTCTTACTTCATCTTTAAACAAATCACGTAAAGGCTCTACAATTTTCAGATTCATTTTTTCTGGCAAACCTCCAACGTTGTGATGCGATTTGATAGTTGCTGAAGGTCCTTTCACAGAAACAGATTCAATCACGTCTGGATAAATTGTTCCTTGTCCAAGCCATTTTACATCTTGAATACGTTTTGCTTCTTCATCAAAAACTTCAATAAATGTAAAACCAATAGCTTTTCGTTTGTCTTCTGGGTCAGTTTTATCTTTAAGTTTATGGTAAAAACGCTCCTTTGAATCTACACCTTTGACATTTAAGCCCATTTTGTGGTAGGTTTCCAAAACTTGCTCAAACTCTCCTTTTCTTAAAAGTCCGTTATCTACAAAAATGCCATGCAGGTTTTCGCCAATCGCTTTGTGTAAAAGTACAGCTGCTACTGTCGAATCTACTCCCCCCGAAAGAGCCAAAACTACTTTGTCGTTTCCTAATTGTTCTTTTAAAGATTGGATGGTTTCCTCTACAAAAGCTGCTGGAGTCCAATCTTGTGAGCATTTACAAATGCTGACTAAGAAATTTTCTAAGATTTTTTTGCCATCAGTAGAATGTGTTACCTCTGGGTGAAATTGTAAGCCATAAGTAGGTTCGCCTTTAAAATGATAGGCTGCTACTGGAATGCTTGCCGTTTTGGCAATGACTTCGATAGTGTCTGGAAGAGAATAAATACTGTCTCCGTGCGACATCCAAATTTGAGAATCTGCTATACCTTCCAAAAGTGGATTTTCTACTACTGGGATGAGCTTTGCTCTGCCATACTCACGAGTTTGAGAGCGTTTTACTTCGCCCTCGTTGGTATGAGCTAAAAGTTGCGCTCCATAACAAACTGCCAAAATTGGAAATTTTTTGCGCCATTCTGAAATCTGTGGTACTCTAGGCGAATCTTCTTGATGCACCGAATACGGACTTCCTGAGAGAATAATTCCCTTTACTTCTTTCTCATCAATTTGAGGAATATTATTAAAAGGGTGTATCTCACAGAATACGTTAAGTTCACGAACACGACGAGCGATAAGCTGTGTATATTGCGAACCAAAATCTAGGATGATAATTTTTTCTTGCATACGCAAAGGTAAGAAAAGCCTTTTTTTCTAAAAACCTTAATTATAAACAAAAAGCGTATTGGTAGATTAAATTACGATTAACAATGCACAATCAAACTTTGTGTGTCTAATTTACGTTAAAGAAAGCATAGTATTTGGTAGTTGCTTAGAAAAAGTGTATTTTGATACATATTTAATTCAAAAAAACTGCTATTAGCTACAAAATTCAGTTTGTAATCAATTCTTATTTTAAAAATAAATCAACTCTATATC from the Bernardetia sp. genome contains:
- the guaA gene encoding glutamine-hydrolyzing GMP synthase, which encodes MQEKIIILDFGSQYTQLIARRVRELNVFCEIHPFNNIPQIDEKEVKGIILSGSPYSVHQEDSPRVPQISEWRKKFPILAVCYGAQLLAHTNEGEVKRSQTREYGRAKLIPVVENPLLEGIADSQIWMSHGDSIYSLPDTIEVIAKTASIPVAAYHFKGEPTYGLQFHPEVTHSTDGKKILENFLVSICKCSQDWTPAAFVEETIQSLKEQLGNDKVVLALSGGVDSTVAAVLLHKAIGENLHGIFVDNGLLRKGEFEQVLETYHKMGLNVKGVDSKERFYHKLKDKTDPEDKRKAIGFTFIEVFDEEAKRIQDVKWLGQGTIYPDVIESVSVKGPSATIKSHHNVGGLPEKMNLKIVEPLRDLFKDEVRRVGRELGIDDLILKRHPFPGPGLAIRILGAVSADRVDILQEVDAIFINGLKETGLYDEVWQAGSILLPVNSVGVMGDERTYENVVALRAVTSLDGMTADWCHLPYDFLADISNKIINNVRGVNRVVYDISSKPPATIEWE